A part of Rhodamnia argentea isolate NSW1041297 chromosome 8, ASM2092103v1, whole genome shotgun sequence genomic DNA contains:
- the LOC115748167 gene encoding protein RETICULATA-RELATED 5, chloroplastic: MKYPTTPSPPKMKPHHHLHRALSLHPPVPHIPSASCPGYAPPHAVPLRRLASAVSCRRNASELAGDRDAAPATTRRTALVAPLLAAGASFLQSAVTRAEERPPVNEPPANASSVATPPAAAENLPAQAPAVEKEEEEVISSRIYDATAIGEPMAVGKDKSKVWEKLINARIVYLGEAEQVPTRDDKVLELEIVKNLRRRCLESEKSISVAMEAFPSNLQEEVNQFIDKRTDGEELKSLMKHWPPQRWQEYEPLLSYCRDNGIRIVACGTPLKILRTVQAEGIRGLSKAERKLYAPPAGSGFITGFTSHRSSIDMNFPNQGVPFGPSSYLSAQARVLEEYSMSQIILQAIGDVGSNGVLVVMTGASHVTYGSRGTGLPARISRKMQKKNQVVILLDPERQYIRREGEVPFADFLWYSAARPCSRNCFDRAEIARVMNAAGRQRDALPQDLQKGLDLGLVSPEVLQNFFDLEQYPLIAELTHRFQGFRERLLADPKFLHRLAIEEAISITTTLLAQYERRKENFFEELDYVITDTLRGSVVDFFTVWLPAPTISFLSFADEMNMPDSMDPLRGILGSIPANAFQKDLAGKDWNVSHRIASVLFGGLKLGTVGFISSIGTVAASNILYALRRYLNPALAAGHQNKRSPILKTAIVYGCFLGTSANLRYQIIAGIVEHRVSEEFASQTLLVNMLSFIARTINSYWGTQQWVDLARFTGLQSRKSTEPSYQTPDSPNTATLQCNITEEAGSDEIKNK; encoded by the exons ATGAAGTACCCCACGACTCCCTCGCCGCCAAAAATGAAGCCCCACCACCACCTTCATAGAGCCCTCAGCCTCCATCCACCCGTCCCTCACATCCCCTCCGCCAGCTGCCCCGGGTACGCTCCGCCCCATGCCGTCCCTCTCCGCCGCCTCGCGTCCGCCGTCTCCTGCCGCCGGAACGCCTCCGAGCTCGCCGGCGATCGAGACGCGGCTCCGGCCACCACGAGGCGCACCGCGTTGGTCGCGCCTCTTCTGGCCGCCGGAGCCTCATTTCTCCAGTCGGCTGTAACCAGGGCGGAGGAGAGGCCTCCGGTCAACGAACCTCCGGCGAACGCATCCTCCGTAGCTACCCCACCTGCGGCCGCGGAGAATTTGCCTGCGCAGGCTCCGGCggtggagaaggaggaggaggaggtgataAGTTCGAGGATATACGATGCGACGGCGATTGGGGAGCCGATGGCCGTGGGGAAGGATAAGAGCAAGGTGTGGGAGAAGCTGATTAATGCCCGGATTGTGTATTTGGGCGAGGCCGAGCAGGTGCCAACTCGCGATGACAAGGTGTTGGAGCTTGAGATTGTGAAGAATTTGAGGAGGCGGTGTTTGGAGAGTGAAAAGTCGATTTCAGTGGCAATGGAGGCGTTCCCCAGCAATTTGCAGGAGGAGGTCAATCAGTTCATTGATAAGAG GACTGATGGGGAAGAGTTGAAGTCTCTGATGAAGCATTGGCCGCCCCAACGATGGCAGGAGTATGAGCCTCTATTGAGTTATTGCCGGGACAATGGAATTCGCATTGTTGCTTGTGGTACTCCACTAAAG ATCTTGAGGACTGTTCAAGCAGAAGGCATTCGCGGACTTTCTAAGGCTGAGCGTAAATTATATGCGCCTCCTGCTGGTTCAGGCTTCATTACAGGTTTCACTTCACATAGATCATCGATCGACatgaattttccaaatcaagGAGTCCCTTTTGGTCCAAGCTCTTATCTATCTGCTCAGGCACGAGTGCTTGAAGAATATAGCATGTCCCAAATAATTTTACAAGCAATTGGAGACGTGGGATCCAATGGAGTTCTGGTTGTAATGACTGGGGCAAGTCACGTTACATATGGATCAAGAGGGACCGGACTGCCGGCAAGAATTTCGAGGAAGatgcaaaagaaaaaccaaGTTGTTATATTACTGGACCCGGAAAGGCAGTACATACGAAGAGAAGGAGAAGTCCCTTTTGCAGACTTTCTGTGGTATTCAGCTGCTAGACCCTGCAGCAGAAATTGTTTTGACCGTGCTGAAATTGCCCGAGTAATGAATGCGGCAGGCAGGCAGCGAGATGCCTTACCCCAG GATCTTCAGAAAGGTCTGGATCTTGGTCTAGTATCACCGGAGGTCTTGCAGAACTTTTTCGATTTAGAGCAATATCCTCTAATTGCGGAGCTCACTCACCGTTTTCAG GGCTTTAGGGAGAGACTATTGGCGGACCCCAAGTTCTTGCATAGATTAGCTATAGAGGAAGCTATATCAATTACCACCACACTTTTAGCGCAGTATGAGAGACGGAAAGAGAATTTCTTTGAAGAGCTAGACTATGTTATCACTGACACTTTGAGAGGATCAGTTGTTGATTTCTTCACTGTGTGGCTTCCTGCCCCAactatttcctttctttcatttGCCGATGAAATGAATATGCCAGATAGCATGGATCCTTTGCGAGGTATCTTGGGGTCTATTCCAGCTAATGCATTTCAAAAGGACCTTGCTGGGAAGGACTGGAATGTGAGCCATCGGATTGCATCAGTACTTTTTGGTGGTTTAAAACTTGGCACAGTGGGATTTATTTCAAGTATTGGGACTGTGGCAGCCTCAAACATTTTGTATGCACTCCGGAGATACCTTAATCCTGCTCTAGCTGCAGGACATCAAAACAAAAGATCGCCAATTTTGAAAACAGCAATTGTCTATGGATGCTTTCTTGGAACCTCAGCAAATCTCCGGTATCAG ATTATTGCTGGGATCGTGGAGCATCGGGTATCAGAGGAATTTGCTTCCCAAACTTTGCTTGTGAATATGCTCTCTTTTATAGCACGGACTATCAACTCTTACTGGGGAACTCAG CAATGGGTCGATCTTGCTCGTTTTACGGGCCTGCAGAGCAGGAAGAGTACAGAGCCTTCTTATCAGACACCTGATTCGCCTAACACAGCTACACTGCAGTGCAACATAACAGAAGAGGCGGGCAGTGACGAAATCAAGAACAAGTGA